The DNA region AAAAAAATTAGACTGACATTTCTAGATAACATAGAAGTTTCACCTTTCAACGAGTAAGTAAGGTTTAGGTGAATCTTCTTCAACTACTTCCGTGAGATGCATATATTCATTTTTGGAGTAATCTATGGTTTAAATGCATGTTAATTTTATATAGTCAGCCCCTTAAAGATTAATATTTTAATTCAATATTAAATAAACAGTGTTAGAGCATTTGAAAATTACTTATTTTTAGATAGTTTAAAAATTGGAAATTTTTAACCTTCAGAAATTGTAAATTTCTGCAAGTGAAAAGATTTTATTAAATTTAATCTATTTTTAATTAATTACAGCCGGCACGCTCTAGATCTGACTGAAACGAAGTATTTATTAGTTTTTAAGATAATTATAAGATATTCAAATATTTCTAAAAGGCGATAATCATGCTAGGCGAAAAAGAATGCCTTAAATCTTCATTTTACCTGCTTTTTTGATGTAACTTCATCATAATAAATAATATACTGTTATTTTTAAGACAGGTACAAACCGTTACCATCCATTTATTAATGCATATTAATGAAGAACGGTGGTAAAATGAAGAAATCCCATAAAGTAGAAGATGAAGACATATTTAAAGACTTTTGTTTTGATCGTGAAATACGAACCAGTACTATAGATAATTATCGAAATGCTTTACAGAAATATTCTAATTTTACAAATAAGACATTAAAAGAGTTAATTAGAGAAGCAGAGGATGAAGAAGATTCTGGAATAAGATTAAAAAGACGTAAGATTAATAAATATTTAAGGAATTTTAAAGTAAGTCTTAAAGAATCCGATCTGTCTGAAAGTACAATAGAACTAACAATTCTACTGGTAAAATCTTTTTATAGAGAAAATGAAATTGAAATACCAAGAAATAACAGAAAATCAGTTAAAAAAATACGAAGGCAGGAAACAATAGATGATCTTCCTAAAATGGAAGAAATAAGAAGATTTATGGAAAAATTAAATAGTGTATATAAAGCTATGACAGTACTTTGTTTGAGTAGTGGAATGGGAGCGAGTGAAGTTACCAGTTTAACATTTAAGCATCTATATAAAGCAACTTCAATTAAACCATATCCTGAAACAATAACTCAATTAATAGATCAATTAAAAGCTAAAGGCAATTTTATTCCAACATGGAACGTTAAAAGGGTTAAAAGAAATTTTGAATACGTTACTTTTTCATCGCCTGAATCAATAGAACGTATAATTAACTATTTAGAGGATTTGCAGTTTAAATTTGAAGATTATAAACCTCAACCTAAAGATAAACTTTTTAGGGGGTTAAAATTTAATAATCCACTAATAGCTAACGATTTCTTAGCTATGTATACAAATAAAAATAAACAATACTCTTTCAGGAAAACCGAAAATAACCGTAATGTAATAAGAGTGCATTCCCTAAGAAAATTTTTTGCTTCAACTTTAGAAGCTAATAAAATACCACATTTAACTACAAGACAATTATTGGGACATAACATAGATTCTACTACGTCAGCATACTTTAAACCTGATATAAATAGTTTAAAGAGAGAATATAGTCAAATCGTAGACAAATTAATAACAACTAATCAAGATGTAATTATAATTAACCCTTATGAAGACATTAAACAAGAGATGGATACATTAAAAGGGTTTGTTTTAGAAAGTGGTAAGCTACCTGAAGAGTATAGAGATATGATTCTTAAAGATCAAATGAAATTGAATCAAGAAGGAATGTAAGAAATTTTTAACTATTTTTTTAAACATTTTTTTTAAAAAATTTTTTGATACAATCTTTTATAATCTCTTGAAATATCATTAAATAAAAATAGGCATTTTTAAAATAGGTATATTATTTATTGGATTTACTTTAATAGGCTTAGGAATTTTATAACCTTTAAGCTCTAAAGCTTTTATAATATCTTTTAAAACATCATCACTATTAGAAACACTTAAAATACTATTTGGAGAACCATCTAATTTATCATAATATTCTTTATTGAGTCTTTTATTCCATACATAATTAGTTATAACGTATTTTAAAGAAGTACCATATTTTATATGATCTATACCATCTATATAATCTATACCAAAACCTATCGGTTTATGTTTTGGTTTATTTTCGCTTAATAAAAATATGTGGTAACCATCATTAGGTGTTTTAACTGAGTATGTATCAGTTATTATGTCTTCTATGGCTTCTTTGAATATTTCTATTGGTATAAGTTCGGGTATAATGTCTGAAAGTTCTGGTAAAATGTTTGAATATGATAAAAGTTTAGAATAATTTAGTTTATCTATATCTATTACTACTAAATATCTATCCAATTCTTTTATATAATCACATAATATAGCTGTTGGATATTTTAGGTCTTTAAAACCTTTATAATCTTTTGGTTGTTCGTATATATTTATGCTTGGATATTTATTAGATTTACCTGATAATACTTGCCCTTTGTGGGATATTGCTATTTTCTTAGCGTGTTTAAAAACTTCTTTATAATTATATTCTTTCATAATTCATCACCTGTAGTTTAATTTATTATTTAATCTTCTATAATTCCTTGAAATCGTTAATGAATTGATTAATTTAAAAAATAAGAATTTAAAGAATGTTTAGAAAAAATTTAAAAAAAAATAAGTCCACGGTATTATAATGATATTTCTAAAAAAGCAGGGTTTATTTATTATTTTTTAGAAGTACTCTATAAAAGTGGACAGTGTGGACAGTAAAAACGTACTTTTCTATTTAGTAAATTTTTTTAAAATTTTTTAAATTATTTTTTACCAACTCAAAAAGTTGTGGATTACTGTCTTTAGTGTCCAGTCTAATGTCGAAAAAAATTGAAGATGGATTTAACCTGTGGTGTACTTTTCAAATTATCATCATCAATACAGTGAACTTGTACTTTCTGTAAATATTGTTTGGCTTTGTTGATTTATTTCTGGATTAAAAACATATTTCCAATGGTCTTTTAATCTTATACATTCATATATGGATATTTTATCTCCATTTACAGTCTTTCTTCTGTCATAAAATCCTGCTTTGTCCATTGCTTTGTTTATTGCTTTAATTGATGGATTTCTGTGCTCACTGCTTATTAATCCATTTTTATAAGCTTCTTTACACCATTGTTTAATGTATCTGTGTACTTCTTTTTTCTCTAAATAGTCGGTTTCTTCATATGATTCTTCAAATATTTCTTCTATTCCACATTTAAGAGGATAAGCTTTAAAATCATATTCTCTTTTCATTCTCTGCTCATCTTCTTTAGTTGTTAATGGTTCATCTAATTTATCTAAATAAAGATTTATACTATTGTAGATTAGCCATTCTATACCGTCTTTATCGTATTTACCTGAAAGTATATCTGATTGTAGATATTCATCTTTATCTTCATAAGATATTTCATTATCAGCATGAATTAATAATAGTCTTCTTTCTATGCCTGTTCCTATCATTGGAGGTAGTGTGTTTCCATTTGCGAATAATTTAGGTATTTGTTCGGCTTCTGCTTGGATGCTGTTATTTTCCCCTTTGATTTCAACCTGTAAACCATTACCTGTAATGATACTGTTTAAATTTCCTATTCCTTTTAACATCCCATTACTAATATCATCATCTATATTTATTGCTTTCCCAATTAAAGGATGTAAAGTAAATCTTTCATTTTTAACTATTGTCTGCGTCTTTATTTCTGAAAAATTACCTGTAAACATCCTTTTTAATATAGTTGTTAATGTGGATTTACCTGTACCTGATTCACCTTGCACCATTACCATTTTACCTATCCGATTACTACCCATAAAGGCATGTCCTACAGCCCTTAACCATAATTCTTTATTATTAGGATATTTCGGATCATATAATATTTCATCTATTAGTTCACCTATTCGCCCTGATCTCGCATTTGGATTCCAATCAAAAGGTAATGTTAATTTGGGTATTTCTTCTAATTCCTCTTTATTTGGATTAAATTCTCTTGTTAGTGTGTTTAAATAGCCATTATTGAAAATAATTATATTATAATTCCTTTTTATATGATTAGTTATGTATTTGAGTACATTTTTACACTTTGCCGATGAAATTTGATTACTTCCAAATTCATTATTCATAAATGCCTCAATTCTTATATTGTCAATTTCATTTATAGTCCCATCTTCTAGTCTTTCATAGTATTTCATTACTTTTGGATCTTTGTATAATGTTAATTCATGATTTAAGAAGTCCGATAGTTCTTTATTACTTGGCTCTTGTTGTTTGGCTAATTTCCTCATAATTACACTTTTTAAATCTAATTCATCTCCTACTACTAAACTTTCTAATTCCCTTAAATCTGAACCATTTAAATGATCTTTTAGAGCATTCCAACCTCTTAAATCATTAATATTCATTTTATATGCTCTATTTACTACTTTTAATCGTTCATTTAATTCTTCATCATTTTTAAAAGCTGTTCTAATTATTTGAACTGTGGTTTCATATTTAAACTTCTGTTTCCGAAGATAACCTGAAATAGCAAGTGCCAGATCATTTCTATGTCCTTCACGTAAATTTCTACTAATTATATCAGCTATTTGTGATGTATATCCTGTTAATGGGCTTATTTTATATCCTTTTTCTTCTAATATTTTTAATAGCTCGTTTAGTACTTCATCAGTATTCTTAACTGAAAATATAATATCTGGAGATTCTTCTAATTTGGTATAATGTATTTTATTACCGTATTTGTCATAAATAAAATCAGATACAACATATTTTCCTTTCATATTCCCTGTATTGGTTTGATAATCGATATTAACGCGTGGTTGTTTTGCTCTTGGCTTTTCGTTAGATAGTAAATATACATGTATTCCGCCTGATCCAGTTCTTACACTGTATGTTTGATTTATTACTGGTTTCATACAGTCTTCTAATACCTCTAATGGTATATGTTCGCTGTTTGGTTTGGGTATATCTAAATCAATTACTACTAAATACTGATTTAATTCTTTGATATAATCACAAATAATTGCAGTACCATAATTTTCATCATTGAATCCTGTATAATCTGATGGTAGTTTATCCCAGTTTATACATGGTATTTTGGAAGGTCTACCTGCCATTACTTGATCTTTAGATGCTAATGCTATCTTTTTAGCATATTTAAAAACTTCTGTAAATTTAAATTCTTTATCTTCCATTTATACACCTTCTTTATCCATTTTCCAACGATTCCAATGTATTTTTAAAATATCTGCATAAGCACAGATATTTTTTATAAAATAAAATTCATCAATCATTATAATGCATTTATAAAAAGATAGCAACGTTTTTAAAAGTTTTTAGAATCGTTATAAAAAATTTGAGTTCAAAAAATACGATATTATTTACAATTGTCGAAAAAAAATTAGAAAATTAAAATATTAGTCTATGGTTTCTGATATTGATTTAATATCTGAGAAGTGTTCATCCCATAATTGATCTACTCTTTGGCAAGATTCTTCCCATTTTTTACTTACTGTTCGCTTACATTCTTCACTTATTAAATCAGGTCTAACAGATATAACAGGTTTGCCATCTATAAGTCCTAATGTTTTTAATGTTTCCTCAGTTGCTTCCATTTTATCATTAATATTCATTTAAATCATCTCCTCTTTTTAAGTTTTTAATTTCTTCATCTATTTCTAAATGTATTCTTTTTAAATCCTCTGTAATTTCGTTAATATCATCTAAAATTCTTTTAAAGTTGATAGTAATCCCTCATTTATTTTCTTTTATTTTTACTATTTGAAAATATAAAAAAATGTAACTACTGTTTATTATTAGTAATAGGTTAATTCTGTAGTTTCATTATGTCCAGCGGGATATGTTATAATTCCAATATCTCTTTTATAGTCTATTTGAACTCTAATTTTATTGTTATGTATTGTAAAAGCTCTTATAGAGAACATTTTTAATTTATCCCACATTTGATCATTAAATGTTTTAAGTTCATCTATTGTTCCTTTTCCTGATAGTTTATTTAGCTCTTTTTTATCAGCTAAAATAATATATTCCATAGTTAAAGCTGTACTTTTAAAATACATGCTGTCAGGATTCTTTTTAATGTCTAAATTGAATCTTTCAATTAAATATGTACTAATCTTTTTTAAATCAGATTCAAAAATCAGTTGACGTTCTTCAGCAGTTAATAACATACTTATCACCTCACTTTAGTTTCATCTGCTTTTTAGCCAATCCATAATCAAAAATTTCTTCAGGATCTGGAAATATGCCACAATTTATTTCAAAAGTAGTTCTATTCCTTATTTTCTTAACAATACCCAATCTTTTACCATCTATTTCATATCTATAACCCTCTTCTTGTGGTATAGTTATAGTTATATCATCCAAATCGGGATCTTTTACTTCTAATAGATTTTTATCCTGTTTCAACTGTCCATTTTCTATTAAACTTCTTTTAACCTTCTGATAATTATAATCCTTAACTGGTTTACGTTTCATCGTATCACCCCTTTAAAAAGAGTATTTTTGGAGAATTTTTTTTATAATTCTCCTTCTCTTATTGCATTTTTAAGCTCTATTAATCCTCTGTACCCTTCTGGAATCATTCTTCGGTATAATAATCCTCCGCTACAGCCAAGCTTAAAACAAATCTCAAAAATATTCTGATTTATATCAGCTTTTAATAGGTTTACAATGTCAGAAAAACTTATTTTATTTATTTGCATGGTTAATCACCCCTTTTTTTGTTATATTTTTTTATTTCTCTATATAATTTCAAAAAAAAATAAAATAAAACCCTTTTTTTCAATGAATTTAAAAGGATTTTTACTTTATGAGGATAAAGAAGCATGAAAAAACAATCAATTTTATTAAATCTTTCTTTAATATTGAATAGGAACGTTATGAATCTTATAAATATGTTAATTCACTAATTAAAGAATAACAAGAATTATTAACCTAAAAAAATGAATCATTTATACAAATAGAACCCTTATTTCAATGCAGGAAAGACTTAAAAAGAAAATATTAAATTTTATGTTTTTTCCATTTTTTTTTACTTCCTCAATATAATGGTCGATCTAAATTCCGTCTTTAAAAAGAAATTCGTTAACAAATAATTTTTCTAGTATATAAATCAAGTAAAATGCGATACTGTTTTAAATATTCCTTTAAATTGTTAAAGAAGTTTAATAGAATAATTACTGTTTAGGATATATGTAAATATGGATAAATAGGCATTTAACACTAT from Methanobacterium bryantii includes:
- a CDS encoding tyrosine-type recombinase/integrase, with the protein product MKKSHKVEDEDIFKDFCFDREIRTSTIDNYRNALQKYSNFTNKTLKELIREAEDEEDSGIRLKRRKINKYLRNFKVSLKESDLSESTIELTILLVKSFYRENEIEIPRNNRKSVKKIRRQETIDDLPKMEEIRRFMEKLNSVYKAMTVLCLSSGMGASEVTSLTFKHLYKATSIKPYPETITQLIDQLKAKGNFIPTWNVKRVKRNFEYVTFSSPESIERIINYLEDLQFKFEDYKPQPKDKLFRGLKFNNPLIANDFLAMYTNKNKQYSFRKTENNRNVIRVHSLRKFFASTLEANKIPHLTTRQLLGHNIDSTTSAYFKPDINSLKREYSQIVDKLITTNQDVIIINPYEDIKQEMDTLKGFVLESGKLPEEYRDMILKDQMKLNQEGM
- a CDS encoding bifunctional DNA primase/polymerase encodes the protein MKEYNYKEVFKHAKKIAISHKGQVLSGKSNKYPSINIYEQPKDYKGFKDLKYPTAILCDYIKELDRYLVVIDIDKLNYSKLLSYSNILPELSDIIPELIPIEIFKEAIEDIITDTYSVKTPNDGYHIFLLSENKPKHKPIGFGIDYIDGIDHIKYGTSLKYVITNYVWNKRLNKEYYDKLDGSPNSILSVSNSDDVLKDIIKALELKGYKIPKPIKVNPINNIPILKMPIFI
- a CDS encoding DUF5906 domain-containing protein, yielding MEDKEFKFTEVFKYAKKIALASKDQVMAGRPSKIPCINWDKLPSDYTGFNDENYGTAIICDYIKELNQYLVVIDLDIPKPNSEHIPLEVLEDCMKPVINQTYSVRTGSGGIHVYLLSNEKPRAKQPRVNIDYQTNTGNMKGKYVVSDFIYDKYGNKIHYTKLEESPDIIFSVKNTDEVLNELLKILEEKGYKISPLTGYTSQIADIISRNLREGHRNDLALAISGYLRKQKFKYETTVQIIRTAFKNDEELNERLKVVNRAYKMNINDLRGWNALKDHLNGSDLRELESLVVGDELDLKSVIMRKLAKQQEPSNKELSDFLNHELTLYKDPKVMKYYERLEDGTINEIDNIRIEAFMNNEFGSNQISSAKCKNVLKYITNHIKRNYNIIIFNNGYLNTLTREFNPNKEELEEIPKLTLPFDWNPNARSGRIGELIDEILYDPKYPNNKELWLRAVGHAFMGSNRIGKMVMVQGESGTGKSTLTTILKRMFTGNFSEIKTQTIVKNERFTLHPLIGKAINIDDDISNGMLKGIGNLNSIITGNGLQVEIKGENNSIQAEAEQIPKLFANGNTLPPMIGTGIERRLLLIHADNEISYEDKDEYLQSDILSGKYDKDGIEWLIYNSINLYLDKLDEPLTTKEDEQRMKREYDFKAYPLKCGIEEIFEESYEETDYLEKKEVHRYIKQWCKEAYKNGLISSEHRNPSIKAINKAMDKAGFYDRRKTVNGDKISIYECIRLKDHWKYVFNPEINQQSQTIFTESTSSLY